In Pyxicephalus adspersus chromosome 12, UCB_Pads_2.0, whole genome shotgun sequence, a genomic segment contains:
- the JMJD7 gene encoding bifunctional peptidase and (3S)-lysyl hydroxylase JMJD7 produces the protein MAEAVWRAVQELAQEVRDLHGSLSVSYLDNPPTPLQFHRDWLTPNRPCVIRNAFNHWPALHKWTFDYLRTHVGSKSVSVAVTPNGYADAVFENKFVMPEERSMKLADCLDIIEKKVSSPGVYYIQKQCSNLTEEFPELIGDVESHIPWMSEALGKHPDAVNFWLGESSAVTSLHKDPYENLYCVISGEKHFILHPPTDRPFIPYELYKQATYQVNEDGSFKVVEQESADMVPWIPIDPLDPDLGTYPAYSQTQPLHVTVKAGEMLYLPSLWFHHVRQSHGCIAVNYWYDMEYDIKYHYFQLLDSLANVIKNS, from the exons ATGGCAGAGGCAGTATGGAGGGCAGTGCAGGAGCTGGCACAGGAAGTCAGGG ATCTCCATGGATCTCTCTCCGTCTCCTACCTGGACAATCCCCCGACACCATTGCAGTTCCATCGGGATTGGCTGACTCCAAATAGACCCTGCGTGATACGTAACGCCTTCAACCACTGGCCGGCTCTGCACAAATGGACGTTCGATTACCTCCG GACCCATGTGGGATCCAAGTCCGTGAGTGTGGCTGTTACTCCTAACGGGTATGCTGACGCCGTGTTTGAGAACAAGTTTGTCATGCCAGAGGAGAGATCTATGAAGCTGGCCGATTGCCTGGATATCATCGAGAAGAAAGTCAGCAGCCCAGGAGTGTATTACATCCAGAAACAATGCTCCAATCTGACAGAGGAATTTCCAGAACTGATAGGAGATGTGGAGAGTCATATACCATGGATGAGTGAGGCTCTAG GGAAGCACCCAGATGCTGTTAATTTTTGGCTGGGAGAGTCGTCAGCAGTGACTTCAT tACATAAAGATCCCTACGAGAACCTGTATTGTGTCATTTCGGGAGAGAAGCATTTTATTCTTCACCCACCTACTGATCGACCTTTTATCCCATATG aaCTTTACAAGCAAGCAACCTACCAAGTTAATGAAGATGGATCCTTTAAGGTTGTTGAACAGGAATCTGCAGATATG GTGCCCTGGATTCCTATTGATCCACTGGATCCAGATCTAGGTACATACCCAGCATACAGTCAAACACAACCACTCCATGTCACTGTCAAAGCCGGAGAAATGCTGTACCTACCTTCTCTGTGGTTTCACCATGTGCGTCAgtcccatggctgcattgcag TAAATTACTGGTACGACATGGAGTACGACATCAAATATCATTATTTCCAGCTCCTTGACTCTCTTGCTAATGTCATCAAAAATTCCTGA